A window of the Desulforapulum autotrophicum HRM2 genome harbors these coding sequences:
- a CDS encoding group II intron maturase-specific domain-containing protein, which yields MSPLLANLFLHYAFDKWMEREHSSIPFERYADDAVCHCKNQAQAEYLLRRLNERMSEVGLELHPEKTKIVYCKDGDRRKDFALTRFDFFGYTYRARRSKNKWGKYFINFTPAISNKAAKAIRHTSRGWNWPKRSDKDLEDLSQMFNPIIQGWINYYGRYYKSALYPTLRCLDRRLAMWATRKYKRLRCHRRRAAQWLNRIARRQPNLFAHWRLMNAVAGR from the coding sequence ATTAGTCCTTTGTTGGCAAATCTATTTTTGCATTATGCATTTGACAAATGGATGGAAAGAGAACATTCGTCTATACCATTTGAAAGATATGCCGATGATGCAGTGTGTCACTGTAAAAACCAGGCCCAGGCAGAATATCTGCTAAGAAGGCTGAATGAGCGTATGAGTGAGGTAGGGCTGGAGCTACATCCGGAAAAGACAAAGATTGTCTATTGTAAGGATGGTGACCGGCGGAAAGATTTTGCTCTTACACGCTTTGATTTTTTTGGTTATACGTACCGTGCCCGGAGATCAAAGAACAAATGGGGGAAGTATTTTATCAACTTTACTCCTGCAATCAGCAATAAAGCAGCTAAAGCAATTCGGCATACTTCACGTGGTTGGAATTGGCCCAAACGTAGTGACAAAGATTTGGAGGATTTATCCCAAATGTTTAATCCAATCATTCAAGGATGGATCAACTACTATGGTCGATACTATAAATCTGCTTTGTACCCTACCTTGAGGTGCCTGGATCGTCGACTGGCGATGTGGGCAACCAGGAAATATAAACGCCTGCGGTGTCATCGACGGAGGGCGGCACAGTGGCTGAACCGTATAGCACGGAGACAGCCGAACTTATTCGCCCACTGGAGATTGATGAATGCAGTGGCTGGACGATAG
- a CDS encoding site-specific integrase has translation MQKKPLNELLQDLEQELLRLGYTEGSMKFYRNRWKKIIQFAEERNEVFYSEQLGIEYIEHHYQILKKDFDKTLSQKDTQELRIIRMIGDFQLHHTVLRRYYKHRDLLSDPYYKEISKNFKKYCEQKDYSKVTVDHYVKQSERFMDYLISNGISDCHDIDMPAVNGYIRTLAGYTYKTVEQNLCSIRSFLRYLLEKEILKTDLASKTPMIQARKQTRIPSVWTKDELDTLIGAIVRGNPKGKRDYAIILLACVLGLRVTDIKNLTFDCFHWETKELIFTQSKTRETVTLPLPSEVGWAVIDYLKYSRPKVDSPIIFVRHLAPFLPFSEKDHLHQIIRDYMRIAHLPTLKKRRGMHSLRHTAASRMLEHGTPLVVISDILGHMDTDSTAVYLKVDIKKLKECCLDTPEVRS, from the coding sequence ATGCAAAAGAAACCATTAAATGAATTGTTACAAGATTTGGAGCAGGAGCTATTGCGGCTCGGTTACACTGAAGGCTCTATGAAGTTTTACCGCAACCGTTGGAAGAAAATTATCCAATTCGCTGAGGAGCGGAATGAGGTTTTCTATTCTGAGCAACTTGGAATCGAGTATATCGAACACCACTACCAGATCCTGAAAAAAGATTTTGATAAAACACTATCCCAGAAAGATACGCAAGAACTCCGCATCATTCGTATGATTGGAGATTTTCAACTTCACCACACTGTCCTCAGACGGTACTACAAGCACAGGGACCTGCTTTCAGATCCTTATTACAAAGAGATCAGCAAAAATTTTAAAAAATACTGTGAGCAAAAGGATTATTCCAAAGTAACCGTAGATCATTACGTGAAGCAATCAGAGCGTTTCATGGATTATCTAATTTCAAATGGAATCAGTGATTGCCATGATATCGATATGCCTGCTGTTAACGGGTATATACGGACACTGGCTGGATATACCTATAAAACTGTGGAACAGAATCTCTGCTCCATACGTTCTTTTTTAAGGTATCTTCTGGAAAAGGAGATCTTGAAAACGGACCTGGCTTCTAAGACACCAATGATTCAGGCTCGCAAACAGACACGCATCCCATCCGTTTGGACGAAAGATGAGTTGGATACACTGATAGGCGCCATTGTCCGGGGAAATCCAAAAGGAAAAAGAGATTATGCCATTATCCTACTTGCCTGTGTGCTAGGTCTGAGAGTTACTGATATTAAAAACCTTACTTTTGATTGTTTCCACTGGGAGACGAAGGAGCTGATATTCACCCAGTCAAAAACAAGGGAAACAGTAACCCTGCCGCTTCCTTCCGAAGTTGGATGGGCCGTTATTGATTATCTGAAATACAGCAGACCCAAAGTGGATTCTCCTATTATTTTTGTAAGACATCTGGCCCCTTTTTTGCCTTTTTCAGAAAAAGATCATCTGCATCAGATAATCCGTGATTATATGCGGATTGCACATCTGCCTACATTAAAAAAGCGTCGTGGCATGCACTCTCTTCGCCATACGGCAGCTTCAAGAATGCTTGAGCATGGTACTCCGCTTGTTGTCATTTCGGATATCTTGGGTCATATGGATACAGACTCTACAGCAGTTTATTTAAAAGTGGACATCAAAAAATTAAAAGAATGCTGTTTGGATACACCGGAGGTGCGCTCATGA
- a CDS encoding tyrosine-type recombinase/integrase, which translates to MLFGYTGGALMRNYLFSGPFAEHIKNHVQLKQAVGYKYDAEAKHLLIFSSFTAEKYPEASILSKKIVLEWCAKRSYEAQANQCARSSILRQLAKYMDGIGVRAYVLPKGYYSAAQLYVPHIYTKDELKRFFYQTDQCCYVGECLYRHLIMPIFFRIIYTCGLRSSEARLLTVEDVDIITGMLSIHHSKKDNSRLVAMSDQLTELCRNYSESVHNLSKGSDWFFPGLNGKPMTIVNVYHNFRRFLWKAGISHGGRGKGPRVTDFRHTFACHCLKRWVTEGKDIEEYFPVLKTFMGHYSFKETAYYLRLTADIFPDISIKLEGCYPEIIPQLEGDGDETY; encoded by the coding sequence ATGCTGTTTGGATACACCGGAGGTGCGCTCATGAGAAATTACCTGTTCAGTGGTCCATTTGCAGAACACATCAAAAATCATGTCCAGTTGAAACAGGCGGTTGGGTATAAATATGACGCAGAAGCAAAGCACCTGTTAATATTTTCCTCCTTTACCGCTGAAAAATATCCCGAAGCGTCAATCCTATCAAAGAAAATAGTACTGGAGTGGTGCGCAAAAAGAAGCTATGAGGCACAGGCCAACCAGTGTGCAAGATCATCCATCCTGCGACAACTTGCAAAATATATGGATGGCATTGGGGTCCGCGCATACGTCCTTCCAAAGGGATATTATTCTGCAGCACAACTGTATGTCCCCCACATCTATACGAAAGATGAACTGAAGCGATTTTTTTACCAGACAGATCAATGTTGTTACGTCGGTGAATGTTTATATCGACATCTCATCATGCCGATATTTTTTCGGATCATTTATACCTGCGGCCTTCGCTCTTCGGAAGCAAGACTTTTGACAGTAGAGGATGTGGATATAATTACAGGTATGCTGAGCATTCATCATTCAAAGAAAGACAATAGCCGCTTGGTTGCGATGTCAGACCAACTTACAGAACTATGCAGGAATTACTCTGAAAGTGTGCATAACCTTTCAAAGGGATCTGATTGGTTTTTCCCAGGACTGAATGGAAAACCAATGACTATAGTAAACGTCTACCATAATTTCAGGCGATTCCTATGGAAAGCCGGTATCTCCCATGGAGGGAGAGGAAAAGGCCCGAGAGTAACTGATTTTCGTCATACATTTGCCTGTCACTGCCTAAAAAGATGGGTGACCGAAGGAAAAGACATTGAAGAATATTTTCCTGTACTGAAAACATTTATGGGTCACTACTCCTTTAAGGAAACAGCTTATTACCTGAGGCTAACGGCTGATATTTTTCCGGATATATCCATCAAACTCGAAGGATGTTATCCCGAAATCATTCCCCAACTGGAGGGTGATGGCGATGAAACCTACTGA
- a CDS encoding site-specific integrase, whose protein sequence is MKPTDFATHLTEFLSVYLPRQKNASKNTIASYRDTFKLLLRFCLEQKDIPVEKLNMSMLSHVIITDFLEWLEEERKCCIATRNQRLAAIHSFFRYAQYEEPSGILHFQKIIALPIKKAPKPSVPHLTPETMKLLLSQPDKMTAKGRRDITLLSVLYDSGCRVQELIDLKIRNVILDNPAVLILTGKGNKIRRVPLMRNTLVLLQNYLQEHSLDKDWKRDYPLFINKQRNKLTKEGIAYIISQYVGPAKRMSASMPKKVTPHMFRHSKAVHLLQADVNLIYIRDFLGHQDVRTTEIYAKCDSELKRQAIANAYPDIVDNNLPDWNKDAALLDWLSNLK, encoded by the coding sequence ATGAAACCTACTGATTTTGCGACTCATCTTACTGAATTTCTCTCCGTATATCTGCCCCGGCAGAAAAATGCCAGTAAAAATACGATAGCATCCTACCGTGATACCTTTAAACTGCTGCTCCGTTTTTGTTTGGAACAAAAGGACATACCTGTCGAAAAACTGAACATGAGCATGCTGAGCCATGTAATAATTACTGATTTTCTTGAATGGCTTGAAGAAGAACGTAAATGCTGCATTGCAACCCGTAATCAAAGGCTTGCAGCCATTCATTCCTTTTTTAGGTATGCCCAATACGAAGAGCCATCAGGAATCCTTCATTTTCAAAAAATAATCGCCCTGCCGATCAAGAAAGCACCCAAGCCGTCAGTACCGCATCTGACACCGGAAACAATGAAACTTTTGCTGTCACAGCCGGATAAAATGACTGCAAAGGGCCGACGGGACATAACGCTTTTAAGCGTCCTTTACGATTCTGGATGCAGAGTGCAGGAATTAATCGATCTCAAGATACGGAATGTTATCCTGGACAATCCAGCGGTGCTGATTCTTACCGGCAAAGGTAATAAAATACGTAGGGTTCCACTGATGAGAAATACTCTGGTTTTGCTTCAAAATTATCTTCAGGAGCATTCCCTTGATAAAGATTGGAAAAGGGACTATCCGCTCTTTATCAATAAGCAACGAAACAAACTCACCAAGGAAGGCATAGCCTACATAATATCTCAATATGTTGGTCCAGCAAAAAGGATGTCTGCAAGTATGCCAAAAAAAGTAACGCCGCATATGTTCAGACACAGCAAGGCAGTTCACTTGCTACAGGCCGACGTTAACCTTATCTATATCAGGGATTTTCTTGGGCATCAAGATGTCAGAACCACCGAAATTTACGCAAAGTGTGATTCTGAATTGAAACGTCAGGCAATTGCGAATGCATATCCAGATATTGTCGATAATAATCTTCCTGATTGGAATAAGGATGCTGCATTACTTGATTGGCTTTCAAATCTGAAGTAG
- a CDS encoding reverse transcriptase domain-containing protein, which produces MSSGSYFPPPVLRVEIPKGDGRMRPLGIPTVSDRIAQQVVKQYLEPELEKCFHPDSYGYRPGKSALDAVGKARKNCWRYDWVLDLDIKGFFDNIDHDLLMKAVRWHTKEKWVLLYIERWLKTPIYMTDKTLVYPEKGTPQGGLCKALHNPPWGLPSVLACQLPFSITPRVRNILTKFRILPSVTRFLIDLRIIS; this is translated from the coding sequence ATGTCTTCCGGCAGTTATTTTCCACCACCGGTACTTCGGGTTGAAATACCCAAAGGTGATGGTAGGATGAGACCGCTTGGAATACCAACGGTATCGGACAGGATTGCCCAGCAGGTCGTTAAACAGTATCTGGAGCCTGAGTTGGAGAAATGTTTCCACCCCGACTCCTATGGTTATCGACCGGGTAAATCTGCCTTGGATGCAGTTGGCAAGGCACGTAAGAATTGCTGGAGATACGATTGGGTTCTGGACCTTGATATTAAGGGATTTTTCGATAATATCGATCATGATCTCTTGATGAAAGCAGTACGCTGGCACACGAAAGAGAAATGGGTGCTCCTGTATATAGAGAGGTGGCTGAAAACCCCGATTTATATGACGGACAAGACACTCGTCTATCCAGAGAAAGGGACGCCACAAGGTGGGTTATGCAAAGCTTTGCATAACCCGCCTTGGGGACTGCCTTCTGTGCTTGCTTGCCAGTTGCCGTTTTCCATTACCCCGCGTGTCAGGAACATCCTTACCAAATTCAGGATACTACCGTCTGTCACACGCTTTCTGATTGATTTGAGGATAATCTCATGA
- a CDS encoding Ig-like domain-containing protein codes for MIKRLKTNLQTIVTIAIAMVLVLAGSGLVQADSKKFVPGELLIQVKQGVTKGAVDKLLNSYDAATAGEIESIKTRRIKVPVHALEQVKKALSKNPNIQFVEENFYAEAGYVPNDDRYSSQWHLPMISAPGAWDLTTGSPSVPIAIIDSGVDPTHPDLAGNLIAGYNFLENNTDTQDVLGHGTAVAGSAAAMTDNITGVAGVAGDSPIMPLVVLDANDYATYYDIARAINYAADQGVRIINISIGGSSYSSTLQNAVNYAWNKGAVIFACAHNYSTDTPYYPAACANVVAVSATTSTDTFASFSNHGDWIDISAPGTYILTTSRGGGYGNWNGTSFSSPITAGVAALILSANPSLTNTQVVNILTQSADDLGSTGFDNYFGYGRVNALQSILAALAAVPEEDTIDPSVAITSPQNDTTVNGSLTVSVSATDEGGVDRVELHVNGELLSSDTTSPYTFSWDTYGYANSDHELMAVAYDTAGNAGWSSVITVTVANESDDDTQAPVVAITSIQGGALVSGGITVDVSATDEGGVALVELYLDGVLLDEHITSPYAFFWDTTAYANGTYALVAVAFDTAGNQGVSEAINVSVDNVIFEDTEAPVVTITSPGDGASIGNRETVQASASDAGGISRMELFLNEELTAVKYKSELSWNWNTRKLSKGTYTLSVKAFDTAGNEGIDTITVYK; via the coding sequence ATGATAAAAAGATTAAAAACCAACTTGCAGACAATAGTGACCATTGCCATCGCAATGGTATTGGTTCTGGCCGGATCCGGCCTTGTCCAGGCAGACAGTAAAAAGTTTGTACCCGGGGAGCTACTTATCCAGGTAAAACAAGGTGTTACAAAAGGTGCTGTGGATAAACTCCTCAACTCCTATGATGCTGCCACAGCCGGAGAGATAGAAAGCATAAAAACACGTCGGATCAAGGTGCCTGTGCATGCCCTTGAACAGGTCAAAAAGGCGTTGTCAAAGAATCCGAATATCCAGTTTGTAGAAGAAAATTTCTATGCAGAAGCAGGGTATGTGCCCAATGACGATCGGTATTCTTCCCAGTGGCACCTGCCGATGATTTCAGCCCCCGGCGCATGGGATCTGACAACGGGGTCCCCAAGCGTTCCCATTGCCATCATTGATTCCGGTGTTGACCCCACCCATCCCGATCTTGCGGGCAATCTTATTGCCGGGTATAACTTTCTTGAAAACAATACAGATACCCAGGATGTTCTCGGACACGGCACGGCAGTAGCCGGATCTGCCGCAGCCATGACCGATAACATTACCGGCGTTGCCGGCGTGGCAGGGGACAGTCCGATCATGCCCCTGGTGGTTTTAGACGCCAATGATTATGCCACGTATTATGATATCGCCCGAGCCATTAATTATGCTGCTGACCAGGGCGTCAGGATCATAAACATCAGTATCGGTGGATCAAGTTACTCTTCCACCCTGCAGAATGCGGTTAATTACGCCTGGAACAAGGGTGCGGTTATCTTTGCCTGTGCCCATAACTATTCAACCGACACACCATACTATCCTGCAGCCTGTGCCAATGTGGTAGCGGTGTCCGCCACCACCTCAACAGATACCTTTGCCAGTTTTTCAAATCACGGGGACTGGATCGACATCTCAGCACCAGGCACATACATTTTGACAACTTCCCGGGGTGGTGGGTATGGAAACTGGAACGGGACCTCCTTTTCATCACCCATCACCGCCGGTGTAGCTGCTCTGATTCTTTCAGCCAACCCGTCGTTAACCAATACCCAGGTCGTGAATATCCTTACCCAGAGTGCTGACGATCTGGGAAGCACGGGGTTTGATAACTACTTCGGTTACGGCAGGGTGAACGCACTTCAGAGCATCCTGGCGGCATTGGCTGCTGTGCCTGAAGAGGATACCATTGATCCTTCCGTGGCCATCACATCACCCCAGAACGATACAACCGTCAACGGCAGCTTGACCGTTAGCGTTTCAGCAACGGACGAAGGGGGTGTGGATCGGGTTGAACTGCACGTTAACGGTGAACTTTTATCATCTGATACCACTTCGCCCTACACCTTTTCCTGGGACACGTATGGCTATGCAAACAGCGATCATGAACTAATGGCCGTGGCCTATGACACCGCAGGAAATGCCGGTTGGTCCAGTGTCATTACAGTGACTGTGGCAAATGAAAGTGACGATGATACGCAGGCACCCGTTGTTGCTATTACATCCATTCAGGGGGGTGCGCTTGTCAGTGGCGGTATCACTGTGGATGTCTCTGCCACGGATGAGGGCGGTGTTGCTCTGGTGGAACTCTACCTTGACGGCGTACTTCTTGATGAACACATCACGTCTCCCTATGCATTTTTCTGGGACACCACGGCCTATGCCAATGGAACGTACGCGTTAGTGGCTGTGGCCTTTGATACAGCCGGGAACCAGGGTGTATCCGAAGCAATCAATGTGAGTGTGGACAACGTGATTTTTGAAGACACTGAGGCGCCTGTCGTCACCATTACTTCACCCGGGGACGGTGCATCAATCGGCAACAGGGAAACGGTACAGGCGTCAGCTTCAGATGCCGGCGGCATCAGCCGGATGGAACTTTTTCTGAACGAAGAGCTGACGGCGGTAAAATATAAAAGTGAATTGAGTTGGAACTGGAATACCCGGAAGCTGTCAAAAGGTACTTACACGCTTTCAGTGAAGGCATTTGATACGGCAGGAAATGAAGGGATCGATACCATAACGGTTTACAAATAA
- a CDS encoding transposase, with product MPRRPRIVVPNIPLHIIQRGNNKQACFFADDDYLFYLKWLEEYALTSDCLIHAYVLMTNHVHLLLTPKSSSSAGDLLKRLGQRYVQYINRTYRRTGTLWEGRYRSCLVQEETYLLTCQRYIELNPVRAGILEHPGEFRWSSYRHNGQGEMSDLITPHILYQGLGETNDQKQSTYRELFRYELEPDEIDQIRKATNGNFALGAKRFQDEISIMLGRRAFPGKAGRPRTKNS from the coding sequence ATGCCAAGACGTCCGAGAATAGTCGTTCCCAACATCCCTCTTCACATTATTCAAAGGGGGAATAACAAGCAGGCTTGTTTCTTTGCCGATGATGACTACTTGTTTTATCTTAAATGGCTTGAGGAATATGCATTAACCTCGGATTGTCTAATCCACGCTTACGTTTTGATGACAAATCATGTCCATCTGTTGCTGACCCCTAAAAGTAGCAGCAGTGCCGGGGATTTATTGAAACGTCTGGGTCAACGGTATGTTCAATATATCAACCGAACGTATAGAAGAACGGGTACCCTATGGGAAGGAAGGTATCGATCCTGCCTGGTTCAAGAGGAGACATATTTGTTGACGTGTCAGCGGTACATAGAACTAAACCCGGTCCGTGCGGGTATTTTAGAACACCCGGGAGAATTTAGATGGTCGAGTTATCGTCATAATGGGCAGGGAGAAATGTCGGATTTAATTACACCACATATCCTTTACCAGGGTCTTGGCGAAACAAATGACCAAAAGCAATCAACTTATAGGGAATTATTCCGGTATGAATTGGAACCTGATGAAATAGATCAAATCAGAAAAGCCACGAATGGAAATTTTGCATTGGGGGCCAAACGATTTCAGGATGAAATCAGCATAATGCTGGGTAGGCGTGCTTTTCCGGGTAAAGCAGGCCGACCGAGGACAAAAAATTCATAA
- a CDS encoding addiction module antidote protein yields MMATANYREGLMERLQNPEYATEYLNEALREGSQEVFMLALRDVAKAKGISYIANEANLNRETMYRMLSEKGNPNLSSLNKILGSLGLTLSIEAKESVA; encoded by the coding sequence ATGATGGCTACTGCAAATTATAGAGAAGGACTTATGGAAAGATTGCAGAATCCTGAATATGCTACGGAATATTTAAACGAGGCTCTTAGAGAAGGGTCACAAGAAGTATTTATGTTAGCACTCAGGGATGTTGCCAAGGCAAAAGGGATCTCATATATTGCCAATGAAGCGAATCTTAACAGAGAGACTATGTACCGAATGTTGTCAGAAAAAGGGAATCCAAATCTTTCGAGCCTGAATAAAATATTGGGTTCACTGGGGCTTACCCTATCAATAGAAGCAAAAGAAAGTGTTGCCTAA
- a CDS encoding type II toxin-antitoxin system RelE/ParE family toxin, translated as MKMEARERIIHEYVTKEGNIPFREWLNSIKDLRAQAKVDVRIARLRLGNFGDSKSVGKDVHEIRIPYGPGYRIYYGLEGNRVVILLCAGDKSRQKKDIKKAHQYWKEHIGEE; from the coding sequence ATGAAGATGGAAGCAAGGGAAAGAATCATACATGAATATGTCACCAAAGAGGGAAATATCCCTTTCAGAGAATGGCTTAACTCCATAAAGGATTTAAGAGCCCAAGCGAAGGTTGATGTAAGGATCGCAAGATTGAGGCTTGGTAACTTCGGAGACTCAAAAAGTGTCGGAAAAGATGTGCATGAAATAAGGATTCCATATGGCCCTGGTTACAGAATTTATTACGGCCTTGAAGGGAATAGGGTCGTTATCTTGCTCTGCGCTGGTGATAAAAGCCGCCAGAAAAAGGATATCAAAAAAGCACACCAATATTGGAAAGAGCATATAGGAGAAGAATGA
- a CDS encoding TRAP transporter large permease subunit: protein MVNGQFNFKVLMEVVHQTFSITAYIVAIVIGATCFALVLRELGGDALVEETLTSLPFGPYGIVASILGIVFFLGFFLDWIEITLIILPLLASVISHLKIKYGCIV, encoded by the coding sequence ATTGTCAACGGCCAGTTCAATTTTAAGGTTCTAATGGAAGTGGTCCACCAGACCTTTAGCATCACTGCCTATATTGTTGCCATAGTGATCGGGGCCACCTGTTTTGCCCTGGTATTGCGGGAACTGGGCGGTGACGCCCTGGTGGAAGAAACACTGACAAGCCTGCCGTTCGGCCCCTACGGCATCGTGGCCTCTATTCTTGGTATTGTATTCTTTTTGGGATTTTTTCTGGACTGGATTGAAATCACCTTGATCATCCTGCCCCTGCTGGCATCGGTTATATCTCACTTGAAAATTAAATATGGTTGTATAGTATAG
- the recD gene encoding exodeoxyribonuclease V subunit alpha, whose amino-acid sequence MAHTHDGLTPSALNGLSEFPDVLQLVETWTTLGWLRPLDRAFVVFLHHQEKDAGFLVLLGAALVSHQLARGHICLDLGPLLADPDGVLALPPEGMTAKETLTPSRLLSGVTQDLWEQHLDCSPLVGGDTGNTPLALVSGRLYLRRYWDCTRQVAEQIKRLSAKKIDVPHDLEQRLDGIFGAMRTPEENEKTEIHWQSVAAAIAATNALSIISGGPGTGKTTTVVQLLGILQTLAMEAGRGLRISLAAPTGKAAARLTESIAKAVDRLSLPVQEKMPKSVSTLHRLLGSRPDSRNFIHDQNNPLHVDLLVVDEASMIDLEMMNALLQAIPPGARLILLGDKDQLASVEAGSVLGDLCESPATACFLPATVAFLQQATGFDLSEFSGPGREIDQQIVVLRKSHRFGEHSGIGALAGAVNQGDKNGVAEVWRQGFSDIFQVRVPTCHDNRFHRLVLDGHSTTTGKEGPQGYRVFLETLSQGPGAFGSETDWLKAVLHGFNQFQVLTPLRRGEWGVEALNLAIADVLYRSDLIDATQGWYPGRPVLVTRNDYSLGLMNGDMGIVAPTTRGMRVVFPMGDGSLKLLLPSRLSNVETVYAMTVHKSQGSEFDHTAMVLPGTVTPVITRELVYTGITRARSWFTLVCPHEVILAAAVEQRTQRASGLGELIG is encoded by the coding sequence ATGGCCCATACGCATGATGGTTTGACGCCCTCGGCATTGAACGGTCTTTCAGAATTTCCCGACGTTCTACAACTTGTGGAAACCTGGACAACCCTGGGATGGTTAAGGCCCCTTGACCGGGCCTTTGTGGTCTTTCTGCACCACCAGGAAAAGGACGCGGGTTTCCTTGTTCTCCTGGGAGCCGCCTTGGTGAGCCATCAGCTCGCCCGGGGGCATATCTGCCTTGACCTTGGGCCGCTGCTGGCGGATCCGGATGGTGTGCTTGCCCTGCCCCCCGAGGGGATGACGGCAAAGGAGACTCTGACCCCGTCCCGACTGCTCTCGGGCGTCACACAGGATCTGTGGGAACAGCATCTTGATTGTTCTCCCCTGGTGGGAGGGGACACGGGCAACACTCCCCTTGCCCTGGTTTCCGGGCGTCTCTATCTTCGGCGATACTGGGACTGCACACGCCAGGTGGCCGAACAGATCAAGCGGCTGTCAGCAAAGAAAATAGATGTTCCCCATGATCTTGAACAACGTCTTGATGGAATATTCGGGGCGATGCGAACCCCCGAAGAAAACGAAAAAACCGAGATTCACTGGCAGAGCGTTGCCGCAGCCATTGCAGCCACCAACGCCCTGAGCATCATCTCGGGCGGCCCTGGCACGGGCAAAACAACCACCGTGGTTCAGCTTTTAGGGATACTCCAGACCCTTGCCATGGAAGCGGGCAGGGGACTGCGCATCAGCCTTGCAGCCCCAACTGGCAAGGCTGCGGCCCGGTTGACAGAATCCATTGCCAAGGCCGTTGACAGGCTTAGTCTGCCGGTCCAAGAAAAGATGCCCAAGTCGGTTTCAACCCTTCATCGGCTGCTGGGCTCCCGGCCCGATTCCCGCAACTTTATCCACGACCAGAATAACCCCCTCCATGTGGACCTTCTTGTGGTGGACGAGGCTTCCATGATCGACCTTGAGATGATGAATGCGCTTTTACAGGCTATTCCCCCGGGGGCAAGGCTGATTCTCCTCGGGGACAAGGACCAGCTTGCCTCGGTGGAGGCGGGGTCTGTCCTTGGCGATCTTTGCGAAAGCCCGGCCACCGCCTGTTTTTTGCCGGCGACCGTGGCGTTTCTGCAACAGGCCACAGGGTTTGATCTTTCCGAATTTTCAGGTCCGGGCCGGGAAATTGACCAGCAGATCGTTGTCCTGAGAAAGAGCCACCGCTTTGGTGAACACAGCGGGATCGGCGCCCTTGCAGGGGCGGTCAACCAGGGGGATAAAAACGGGGTGGCCGAAGTCTGGCGCCAGGGATTTTCAGATATCTTTCAGGTGCGGGTGCCCACCTGCCACGATAACCGGTTCCATCGCCTGGTCCTGGACGGCCATTCCACCACCACTGGCAAAGAGGGTCCCCAGGGGTATCGCGTCTTCCTTGAAACACTGTCCCAGGGTCCCGGAGCCTTTGGTTCTGAGACCGACTGGCTCAAGGCCGTGCTCCATGGGTTTAACCAGTTCCAGGTGCTCACCCCCCTTCGAAGGGGGGAGTGGGGGGTGGAAGCCCTTAATCTTGCCATTGCCGATGTCTTGTATCGATCCGACCTTATCGACGCAACCCAGGGGTGGTACCCTGGACGGCCCGTGCTCGTCACCCGCAACGATTACAGCCTGGGACTCATGAACGGGGACATGGGCATTGTGGCGCCAACCACCCGGGGCATGAGGGTGGTGTTTCCCATGGGTGATGGATCGTTGAAACTGCTGCTCCCCTCAAGGCTTTCAAACGTTGAAACGGTTTACGCCATGACCGTCCATAAATCCCAGGGGTCTGAGTTTGATCACACGGCCATGGTTCTCCCAGGGACCGTCACTCCCGTGATCACCCGGGAGCTCGTGTATACGGGCATTACCCGGGCAAGGTCCTGGTTCACTCTGGTCTGTCCCCATGAAGTGATTCTTGCCGCAGCCGTTGAACAAAGAACCCAGAGGGCCTCGGGCCTTGGAGAGTTGATCGGTTAA